The genomic region ACGCGCCGGCAAACAGAAGAGGACTGTGGGAAGGGAAGTTCTGCACCTCTAGGAAGAAATGCAACTTTACACGGATGAAGTACTGAGGCAGCAGGTATCTCGTCCTTGTGAAATGAATAAAAGATTTCGTTCGGAGCACTGTCCAGCAGAGAGCCTTTTCCAAGCTTTAGCTCAGCCGGTCGATAAAGCCAATTGACTCCTAAATGCAAGTTATTGTCTTTCCTTGAAGTCAACCAGCGAATTAAACCAATGAAAGGAGGAGAATCCTGAGGAGGTTTGAAAAGTGCACAATCACCAACACTGATTTTGCGGCCATCCTGCAAGAAGATTACAAACTTGATTGTCCTCGGCATTAGAGAATAAAGATTTAAGTTTTCAGTTATAAAACACCTGAGGTTGACAAGTTACTAACATTACTGAAAAAGGCATCTGAGGTTTCTCTGGTTTTCATATTTCAGTATATTGTTTTTCACTTAGCTAAGTCACAAAgtaacatttttcttcaagcATTTTCCTAAAGTATCCGAACCATAACAGGTTATATGGATAAGGTTCcgtaaataattatcaattgaGATTATTGGTAATAAACTGCATTTCCCGAAATAAGATTAGTATCAAACACAAGTATGATATGGATATGATAACATGGTTGgcgtattatattttatacattcatgcaaacaaaaacaatcatTTACAGCACTCTAGACAAGCAAACTTATCCCTGGTACAAACTGAAAAAGGCCCAAACATCTAGTTCATAAAACAATGAATGACTATCattaaagaaaatactatGAATTACTGGTCATATAACACAAAGCCCACATAAGGACCATGCGATTTAGTTGCATGATTGTCATCGAGATCTCTTAAGACCCTTGCTTTTCTAAAACATTGGTTGTGGTGAAGTTGTAGGGAACTTTGAGGATGGGAgtcttatatattattttttcagaaacTCTCTAAGTATAGAGGTCGACTCTATAGTTAAGGAACTGAGCTCAGCTGGTTCCATCCTCAAGTGTGCAGGTAATGATTTTAATGCTAAGCGGTAATGATGCCATTCAGCTGGATTTATGTTGCCTTAGTTGTCTGGGTCTGCAATTTTGGCCAGGGTAGGGCAGGGTGGGCAAATGAGACACTGATAAAGGAAAGTGCAGAAAGACCAACGTGGCAAAGGACCCAAAAGGGGACTAACAAGTCATTGGAATATTGCAAAAGACTAGTAAACATGCCTGTGCACAGAGGAATTCATAGTGAAACACATATGAAGCAGAGGAAGTGAGGAACACTTGAAATTTAACTgcatagaattaaaatttacagtAGGTCTGGTCACAAAACCCATCAAAGTCTCAAATCATTTAagacaaacaaaaatgatgaatttgggAAGACACTTCACATGATTGGGTAGAATCTACATACATCATCAACACTAGAACACTTATTGATGCCAAATAACAAATCAACATGGCAAATAAATCAAGCCTTCCGAAGAACTTCACAGGCATTATTATGAACAATcataaaatacatacatataatagatatttaatataataactcCCAATGAATTAAAGTCTCCACGTGGTATATGCAACATTTTACAAACAGCGGATACATGACAACCACAAGTTATCAATGAAATCAACTAGTTCAGCGgattttaatgtatttattcaaaaacaacacgaaaaaataaaaaaatccgaGAGACATAGATAGAGGAAAAAGGGGgagaagacaaaaaatacccACCTTAAAGAACGAATTTGAATCCGCAGCAATTACAGTTGGGTGCATATGCCAACTGCTACTGCTTTGTGAACTTCTACAACTGCCCTCACCTTCCGTCTGAACCCTCCCATGCATAATAAAAACCCCTcctttgcatttttcccaatttGTAAACAACTAAAAACCCTAGCTTCAACCATCAATCCCGGGAATTTTCACCGTTTCCGCTTCTCACATACCCAAAAACCCTAATAACCACCAATTCAACCTCTTCCCATAAACCCTAGAAATCCCCAATCACCAACTCGAAAAACCCTGGATCATTCAAAATTACTGATTACAAACAGCTTCAATCACCGAAATTCTCAAGCGCCTTCAATCCTGCGATCTGCACAACACAAATTACTTACTCACATAACCTTCCGATCCAATCGAACATGTAATATGGACATAAAACTGCTAAATGAATGAATTGACGTTTAGACACGAATTCAATTGCATACATAAAGGAGCAATTCTGCGGGATTTGCTGAATCTACAGAGAGATTGAAGGCAGGCCTAAGGGATTTGATGAATCTGCAGACAGATAAAAGAGggaaatttttcagaaatgaGCAGATGGCGAGAGGAAACACCgcagtttttattttctcaatggGAACACGGAactttggtataattatatttgcgCCCCGCTTTTTTCGTAAAATCTCGTTATCACCCCTGCAGTTACAATCATCATAAAGAAATTACttgacttttattttcttttttagattttcttgaataaaagtaattattaaccTCTATTTATtggaattgaattttatattttaaattatattacgtattttcatctaattattttatcagcAACAATACAATATATACCTTATTTTacgaatttttcattttgaaagaCTTAATCGTACAAAactgaattaaaaatatatttataatcaaaaaaattttattttttagaaaataaataaataaactaaataatgaCACAGTAATGTTTATTGCATCCCGTGTGTACGTGTGCTAGTGCTTGTAGTGAAGTATAGTACATATTGCCCGTGTTCGACACAtctaattcttaaaattaggtgaaattttataattttattgacgTTGATTATTACATCTATACAATTATTTGAGCATCCAACATTTTCTTGTAAATGTTGGTATTACTATTACGATCAAGATAGTTGAATTTATTACGCAAATTTATcgaaaaataatagaatataatcggatgattattttaaaaattgaaatatcaaGAATCCTACCGAATTTATTAAAGTATGGAGGATAAGCTTTATCAAAGTCCATATCTTCTCCCACAACTTCAAAAAGAGGATgtcaccaaaaaaaattttaaaaaactatataaagtcatatataaattcacttataaacatatttattttgattataaaagtaaaacctTGAttgtttagataaaataaaataatataacttatgAAATGTGTAGAAtagttattttgtttttaaaaatttaataaaacctctTTAATGAAGTCGTAATAGacgatatttttaaataaagttctttttctgaaaatatattactaaacaattttcaatgttttataagatcttataatcatatttttagagaaaaaagaaaatttgaagatttaaAAACTCATCACCGGAAAACAATCTTGGGCTCATTTTACCCCCAATTTCCATATTGAAAAAGCCCaaaaatttgagtttgaatgAACCCTAGATTAGTCCAATTTCATCGACACCctgattttttcttcttgataGGATTCTGATTCTTCAATTCGAGACAGTATGATCGAATCGTTCAAAACTGCCAATCAAACATACATCCACACATGCGCGAACAAATACTCTCATATGCTTTGCTGCATACAAAGAAAGGATTGGGAAGATTtggggagagggagagagagggaaTGAGTGGTAGAGAGAAAGTGGTGAATCACTGTTGGTgtagatagaaaaaaaaaaggaaaagaagaacgTCGTCGTGACTCATGAAAAGACCACTTGGAGGGGGCGAAGAGACTGAGCATCATCAGTAATCTCAACCCTCGAGGCGCGGAAAAGCAGCAAAATGCGACCGCAGTGAAAAGTGCAGCGAATTGACCGCTTGGATTGGAGAATTTTCTACTCTAGGGACTTGTTCTTGTCAACAATGGATAAGGTTTGGCCCTTCTCAAGGGCAGTTTTGGAATTACGACCACGATACAAGAAAACATAGGACTCATCGAGGGTGAGGGGTGGGCGTGAGGCAGGGCATTAAGGTTGTCCCCCCAATATGAGGTGAAGTAGGTCATATGGTTTTTTGCACATGAATTGCTTGAGAAGAGGTTAGCAGAAGATGTTGTTGTTTGTTTCATTTAGTAGGCATCAAGTTATCATTTGATAtggagagagagggggggagGAGTTAAGGTGGCTGGCGGGCAGGTGCATATGTTTCAGAacagaaataaaaaggtaTGTGAGCTACATTGGACTAAAGATATTAGTTAATGTAACAACTTCTTCAAGTACTCTTTATAATCCCCTATGGTACAACGTTTACATCGatctatatttatactatcaatatttgttttctatCTGCCAggaaaattgtttttttcccctttctaAGCAAAAAACTTTATTACAATATGCCAATTATAAAACCTTGACCATCATGAAATAACTTTCattgaattaaatactttaacCGGCAACTCAATTTCTACTACTCAATTGCTACTAGTCTATAGTAGCATTAACACAGGGATGACAAGCTCAATTATGTTTAAAGGCATGACATTTAGGTGCAGAACTAAACATTTTAACATTAATCCACAATACGAGTGGTAGATATACCTATCATAAGATTGAAACAATAAAATAGAGATGATAATAATCATTTGGATACACAGTTGCCATTGCAACAACAACTGAACCCTTGAAGATTTCTCCTCAAAATGATGTTTCTTTATACATTATAGAGagatatggaaaaaaattgttttcgCTAGGCAATTTCTGTTGGAATCGATGACTAAAAAGCCAATTGAGATTGGCAGTTTTGAAAAcattaatctttatttaagtaatattgtcCCGACGAATATGGTACATATGTTAATAACCCATCACCATACAAACTTCCTCAATTGCCAGAGTGCTTCCCTTTGTTGAATCAGTTGGTGAAACCAATTTAGATCTAGACATTCTCCAATTGCCACACAACAAGTGAGTTCATTCCAAAGTCATCCTCGAGGGACAATGAAGAATGTGCTTTAGAATATTTAGCACAGCTCTCAATTAAAGCATTCTTGGGGCTGAAGGAAGTTTCATGCAACTTTTTGGATTTCAGGCAAACATGGGGACGGATCCTCTATCGAGGCTAGGGAGGTTCCTGCAACAACCTGCAAAGGTTGATTGTTGCCGGGTGCCTCCACGACATTCTGCTTGTTAGTGGGATTGTTGGGATTTTTCATAGTAACTCACGCCTTTAACTCAAATTTCCCACAGGCTACACCAATTGATGTGTGCGATTTTAGCATGAGTCCAAAGTCCTTGGATCTGATGCTGGGTTTGGCCTAATGGAGTGAAAGAACTTGAGAAAAAAGGACCTGCAAAATAACATGTTAGCACTCTAATGCTTAAATTAGTCTCggatttaagaataaataaacgTTGAGATAAATTGTAACgagaaattgaaatagaaataagAAACTCGTAAGCAAAATATAGCAAAAGCACGAATTGAATAGTGGCAGAGAAGTGTCAAGAGAGTTTCCAGATTGTTTGAATGGAAGTCTGTTGAAGAGTGCCATCCATATTTATAGAGGATGAGTCCCTCTCTTCATGAACTCCAGGAAGAGCTACGTGTCCGAGAAGGAGGTGGGAATTTGGGGATAAGATATGACCATATCCTCTCCTTAACTTGAAAGGCACGAATAAGGACTCCCTCGTCACTAAGACTCTTGTTCTGCAAGGAGTCCTCCTAGGCTGAGGAATCCAGCTTCTTGAGGACACCTCTCTTTACCTGGGTTGGCCTTGGGAGGGTGCAACACTCCTTCAACCTGGGTCTCCTTCTTGGACCAAACTTGGCTTGATAGATTTCTCTCTTGAATAGGCTCGGGTGTGGCGGGCTCCCCTCTTGAGCTGAGCCTAGCGGACTCCCCTTTTGGGCCGAACCTATTGTAGTAGGCTCCCTTCTTAGGCTAAGCCTGACGCTTTTAGACGGGTTGTTTCCATCATGGGCTGATGGGTCTAATTTGGGCTTAGAATCTCTTTTTGGGCCAACCGCTTTTGGGCCATAcccatcaatatttatttataaaatatattaactaaatttttaattaacaaagcacaatgcaaaatttaatatactatattaacttttaaagtttaaatatttatatgaatataaataaaaatcaattataacaaatatgttattaaaaaatttaaattattatttaatttaaatatattttaataaattatatttatttataaaatatatcaagtaaatatcaaatactaaaaaaatatatataggcgACGTTGGTGGCTGCTCACAGCCGCCGccttataatatttatattatgtataactatatatatagatatataaatgtacatatatataaatatatgtgtgtgtaataaaaaaatatatatttaaaataatttatatggcCTTCTAATTGTTTATCCTCATCTATTAAGAATGTGTGGACTTTTATTTACTGATATATCATCAAAACGAATTAAATAACGATATTCAACATTAATTGTGAAAAGCGatttaagggtattttggaGATTATTCAGGCTATAAGAAAGGATGAGCAAAACTAAATATTATGGTATGAAATCTTTAACAAGGATCAAATGTATAAGTTTGATTTGAACCGTTAGGACCATATCCAATGGTAATTGCAAATGATCAAACAATTCTATGTAAAGAGAAGACATTGGGAGTACAATCAGGACAGGACATATTGACCAAACTACCCAAGCCCAAAAACATAACATGATCTACATATGTAACCTTTGTGCTAGCCTCTTGGTCCATGAATTATGTGCCCATTGTTCTTTTGGTTCAGTTATCAATCAGATAACGAAGTACACTcgatgtgtgtatataatagGAACGACgatttgtaaaattatgagCAAAGGATAATGGAGAAGTGGGATATTTTACGAATTCCACATTTGGCTGGCGGGCTAAATTCGTATGAGTAATTTGTAAGGACATTTTAGTAATTCGGCATTGTCTTTAGGATTCAGTTATAAATTACCAGAGGAGGCGCACTCTATGTGTGCGCAAAGCAGGGGCGAAGATCTATAAGATAGATATCCCGCTATCGAATATCTTTGGTGGAATTCTACCAATCACATTGTAAACTGTTTCCTTGCATCGTACAAGACAAGCAAATGTAGAAATAAAGTGAATACTATAGCCAAGAATTGTTCCTCCATCCCTATTCCAGTTAACAGACATGTTTTTCCAACAGTAAAGCATGATCCGAGGTTATTCAGTTGGGGAACATGTGATCaaccttaaaaatataacaagcACAATTGTGTCAGCAAATTGAACAAGATCAAGACCTTCTTAATGATGGATTTCACTCCAGACAGGCGGTTCTTCTTCCGCAGAAGATTTTCCTGCAATAATCGCAGCCCGTGAGATGGTCAGTCAAATGAATATTTGTCAACGTCCAACTATTAAAACCGGTCTAAGTTCCAAAGTTCGACTCTGTAATCTCAGAAAACAATACTTGACTATCGGAAAATACTACCTAAGATGTCGAGATCATAATGCATTGTTTGAAGTAAACGGAATCAGACAAGTTTCGAAATCTAGGATTGAGTTTCGAGTGTTTGACTATATTGTTCAGCTTACAAGCTATTTTCAGAAAGCATAAGAGTAGATTTACTGACACAAAACATCCTCGACGTGCCCTTTTCTCCTCCCTTTGCTTTTGTGGTGGCTTGATGACTACCCTGATCGCAGCGTCAAAAACGGCTTTCACGTTCTGCATATCTCATTAAAGGGGCAGAAATCATTGCATCATCATCAGACAGATCCAGCTTGAAAGCTGTCTGTTATTCGATAGCTCAACTTCATTACAACCAAAAAAGTGAAGTTACACTATAATAAGTGTGAAAGCATCAAGTTGCTCAAATTAACTCATGCTTGGCTCAACTAATTCAGGCTCAAGTTGTTTAATGATCGAACAAAGCTCACAAACAAGTATGACCATGCGTTGTTCGGCTCAACTCAATTCATTTGTCCGAAATGCATTTCTTAACAAACTCGTCTTGTGGGATGATATCTCGTTACTATCAAACAAGTTTCCTTTGAAGGTGAACCCTTTTTCATGCATTTCAATGGCATGGAACTCaagaaaagcaacaaaataAATGCTTGTATATACCTGTTGGGTTTTGGAACTGCATTCGATGTAGTAAGACGCACCAATGTGTTTGCGGAGCTCCTCCCCCTGATTATGGGATGCccatcattttatttcaagatGTAAGAAACAAAGAGTGAGCAGCAGATGATAAGGACTCACACCTGAGCTGTAGTAACAGGAACTAGTCCAGGATGATCAGCCAAGTAGCGTTTATCCTCGCGAAGATCTATTGATCATACAGAAAGAATCACTAGTTCAGATTATATCACAGACCcacagagagagaggagaaagaaaCTCCAAATTCCATGGAGAAAAATTAGTGAAATCACcatttgattattattctGTAGATATTGATGAACTTTTTCCACTCTTACGTAGTAGTATATAAGTTTATGCTGTGCAGAGAAACAGTGGAAAGGCCGTTCatcttttttaagaattatgaTGATTGACGAGTTCCTTGAAACAGGTACTATGGTGAGATGATTCCAGTGTAAAGCTGGAAATATTTCAGACATGCTTCGTCTCAGGGCCATTACGGCCATGTGGAAATCTCTGGTTTTATGCCCTATTTCTGTTATAGCATTGGACAGTGCAACATAAGTAGCTTCTTGATTGGGACGCTATACTATCTTGTTCCGAATTCCTAGTATCAGCCTGCATTTTGGAATTAATCTGTATATACTGGACAGAGGAACCTCCTAAACAGATGTATAAAATCATAGACCATTCCTTGGCAAGTGAAACGAGTGCAGTGTGTATGGACGTTGTCATGGATCATGCTCATGGAGACTTAGGGCCTAATCAATGCCATTTATGGCATGAAAATATTGCTTGTGTCATCCTTGAGTTCACCTATTCATTCAACTGGATGTGAATTGTTGAACAATGTACCACGATAATCTACGACTTCAGGACCGAGAGTACAGAAATTCGAGCATTCATTGGAAAGTATAGTAATTTGGAAAATCAGTAGGCGATATACACTCGTCTCCTCCAAGTGGATGTTTCGTATGTctgaaaataaggaatttaatGCATATTGCATCCAATGTATCCAATCTCaaacagaaaaaatagaaacctTGGAAGTCAGTGGTACCACTTGCTTACAATACTCTACGGTGCCAAAACTACTCTCGTTGTGGTTTAAATAATTCGTGTATTTTCTCCGTATAACTAATTACTACGGCAGAATCCAACAGAACATCATGATGGAAAATTCGGATGAGGAACGATCCAAGGAAGATCCAGAGAAATATTACTAGAGCACCTCATGATTTGGTAAAGAGTAGAGGTTACATGTTTTACCTACTAAGAGACCTCAGAGCATCTATCTGAAATCTGTTTATTTTTCACAGAAGGAACACCGTTTCGCATCCACACTTGAAATCAATCGTATTTAGTAATGCAATAACGGAAACAGTCAGAAAAAGTTAAAGTGGCATGCAAAGAATGGCGATCGAGTTTCCTCATGCTATCAGAgaatgacaaaaaattttcaGTGGAACAGGCAACCATTTTGAGGTACCTAGTTTGGTGCCGACTAGCACAACGGGAATCCCAGGAGCAAAGTGCTGAAGTTCAGGGATCCACTGCCAAACATAGACCATCAAGAGTCATaacaactatttttataaaaagatcaaTGCCAACAGAAAACATAGCACTGCTTTCAAGTAGACAATGTTCACCTTTTTAACTATGTTTTCGTAGCTTGCACGACTGACTAATGAAAATGCCAAGACGAACACATCCGCTCCTCTGTAGCTCAAGGGCCTTAATCTATTGTAATCTTCCTGACCTATTATTATATCAGAAACCAAAATCCATATGCTTAGTTCAACACTTGAAAAAGattctctcttttccttttcttgacAGTAAATAAGACAGTTTCATGCTTTATAGCAAGATAGTGAAAATGCATTTTGATTTGAAGCAGAAGCATACCAGCTGTGTCCCAAAGGCCTAAGTTGACTGTAGTTCCTTCAACCACCACATTTGCACTGAAGTTATCAAAAACTGTTGGTATATAGTCCTAATttcccaaaaaacaaaaaaaaaagtattaacaAATGTCTAAAAGTTAAGGatataattccaaaaaaaaacatgcaAATTAGTGATCTCAACTAGCAAGAGCAAATAAACCCAAATCACAAAGTTCAAGAAAGATACCAAATGTATAATTCCAGAAGCATATGAAAGAAGACACCTCTTTTATCCACCCACCCCCCGTCCCCACCCTACCCACCCACCCCTTCAAAAAGGCAGGGTTAAACAGAGAAAAGCTGCAAGTCCAGAAGCCTAATCAGACAATTACATAATAGGAAAACATGAACTGCATGATTAGACTGCATTCCCTTCACCACACATCTGCACGATTATCTAAAAGGACCAAAGTCATAAACCAAATGGatattttcaggaaaaaaacaagaacacaCTGACTTATTCCCCTCAGGTGAAAACAAGAAACCAAAAGAGCAGACTACTAACAGTAGGAAACTTGTTGCTTGTATAGCATATGAGCATACAAGTCTTGCCAACAGCCCCATCACCCACAGTCACACACTTGATGAATCTTGAAGCACTTGCAGCCATTGTAGCATCACAACACACACAGAACACACActatcaaagaaaaaataaaaaacccctcaaatgaaaagaaaacaatgaaTTAGTACAAAAAAGAGAATCAAACAGTAAAAAGATTAAATCTTTCTTGGGCCTTTGGTGGTTGGAATGGTTGGGAAGACAGGTTTCTTGATGGGCTTTtatcagagagagagagagagagagagtcagAGCCTAAGCAAAGGTCACATGATTCTTACTCACAATAACTCTTTTCTATAGCAGAGTTGTTGAAATTCGTACTTTGGGTATTGAATTTCAGCTCTGGCACATAAAGATAAGTTTtatcagagagagagagagagagagagtcagAGCCTAAGCAAAGGTCACATGATTCTTACTCACAATAACTCTTTTCTATAGCAGAGTTGTTGAAATTCGTACTTTGGGTATTGAATTTCAGCTCTGGCACATAAAGAtaagttttttcctttttctgttttttcctTGATAGTTTATCAATATCAAGATCAAAGAATACATTACAAAGAAAGGAAGTAGATacatatcatattatataaacacacacacacatatatatatatatcaatttgtaGTTTGGTTCTCTTGTTTGAGACAGTAAGAGACAATGACAGAGACAGCCAGCATTTAATATTCCCAGAAATAAAAGGGTCtgtttgtaaatttaattaatttcgtGGGAGTTAATGAGAGTTTTGTTCTCTCAGAAGTCTGAACTACCTCCACTTGGATCCGTATCCTTGATCCGGGCAGCCTGGATTTGATAGATACTTTTCATTCTTGatttaattcttattattCCTTGGTAAAAATTATTCTGCGGAGAATAATTCATTCACACTAAAATTGTTCTTATTTTCATAGTACAAAGACTATGAAATGCTTCGTGACAACAAGACCTTGTTTCTTGCATTGTTATTATGGAGGTTTGGATTTCTTATTGTGTTTTCTATCACATTTAATGTATACGAAGattatatttgtgtttttcctCTAAGTTGATTTTacaacttttctttatttaggACAGGTcatgagaaaaaagaacaatttaGACATTAAATGCTTATTGAATGATTGATGCAACTAGGGCTCACCTACATAtgttttaagatatttttacccattgaaaaaataaattttgatctgatatattttaattagattaaatgcaatttactcccttatgttaatgaaaatgagtaatttacctcatgtggaaaattaaatagtagTTTACCCCTGTGTTATCAGAATTAGAGCAATTTACACCCTTGAAGCGTTTCGTAAATCACACACgctcttttttaatttttttaatttataatttaaaataatatttatatcctTATTTAATAACCGTTGGAGATAAATCAGCGGTATAGATTTTATGTATTCAAATCAAtggtttaaatttaaattaataaaattaaaattatatattatatataaattaaatttgaatttatatttatacttttataataaaaactagggtgaatactatattttatcCCTTGAGTTTTCCTTTCAAATCACTTTAGTCCTGCAAGTTCATTTATTGACTTTAGCATCCTTAAACTTTACTTTTTGTCTCAGTTTGGTCCCTATAACTATTTTTCGGCAAAAATTGTGGTTGGATTTTGGTATTGGagggtaaaatggtcaataaatttgattttatcactttagtcccttaaatttataaaattatcaaattaatc from Sesamum indicum cultivar Zhongzhi No. 13 linkage group LG3, S_indicum_v1.0, whole genome shotgun sequence harbors:
- the LOC105157182 gene encoding rac-like GTP-binding protein 3 isoform X1, yielding MAASASRFIKCVTVGDGAVGKTCMLICYTSNKFPTDYIPTVFDNFSANVVVEGTTVNLGLWDTAGQEDYNRLRPLSYRGADVFVLAFSLVSRASYENIVKKWIPELQHFAPGIPVVLVGTKLDLREDKRYLADHPGLVPVTTAQGEELRKHIGASYYIECSSKTQQNVKAVFDAAIRVVIKPPQKQREEKRARRGCFVKIFCGRRTACLE
- the LOC105157182 gene encoding rac-like GTP-binding protein ARAC10 isoform X2, which codes for MAASASRFIKCVTVGDGAVGKTCMLICYTSNKFPTDYIPTVFDNFSANVVVEGTTVNLGLWDTAGQEDYNRLRPLSYRGADVFVLAFSLVSRASYENIVKKWIPELQHFAPGIPVVLVGTKLDLREDKRYLADHPGLVPVTTAQGEELRKHIGASYYIECSSKTQQLSYRITDSFQAGSV